The DNA segment ACGCAACCAAGTGCCCGTTCCACGCAGCCGCTGCCAACGGTGGCACGATCAACAAGGACTGGTGGCCCAACCAGCTGCGCCTCGACCTCCTCAGCCAGCACTCGGGCAAAACCGATCCCTTGGGCGGCTCCTTCAATTATGCCGAGGAGTTCAAGAAGCTGGACTACGAAGGCCTCAAGCGCGACCTGCGCGCCCTCATGACGGATTCACAGGACTGGTGGCCCGCCGACTTCGGCCACTACGGCCCGCAGTTCGTCCGCATGGCCTGGCATGCCGCCGGCACCTACCGCACGGGCGACGGCCGCGGCGGCGCGGGCCGGGGCCAGCAGCGCTTCGCCCCCCTCAACAGCTGGCCCGACAACGTCAACATCGACAAGTCCCGCCGCCTGCTCTGGCCCATCAAGCAGAAGTACGGCCAGAAAATCTCCTGGGCCGACCTGCTGGTGCTGACCGGCAACGTGGCGCTGGAAACCATGGGCTTCCGCACCTTCGGCTTCGCCGGCGGCCGCGAGGACACCTGGGAACCCGATCAGGACGTGTACTGGGGCAGCGAGAAGACCTGGCTGGGCGGCGATGCGCGCTATGGCAAGGGCACGCCGGGCGACGGCACCCTGGTGGCCGAGCCCGCAATGCACGGCCACGAGAAGGAGCGCGTGCTCGAGAACCCGCTGGCCGCCGTGCAGATGGGCCTGATCTACGTGAACCCCGAAGGCCCCGAAGGCAACCCCGACCCGGTGGCCGCCGCGCACGACATCCGCGAAACCTTCGCCCGCATGGCCATGGACGACGAGGAAACCGTCGCGCTGATCGCCGGCGGTCACACCTTCGGCAAGACCCACGGCGCCGGCCCGGCCGACCACGTGGGCCCCGAACCCGAAGCCGCGGGCCTGGAGCACCAGGGCCTGGGCTGGGCCAGCAGCTTCGGCTCCGGCAAGGCGGGCGACGCCATCACCAGCGGCTTGGAAGTCACCTGGACCAGCACGCCCGCCCAGTGGGGCAACGAATTCTTCGAGAACCTGTTCAAGTTCGAATGGGAACTCACCAAGAGCCCGGCCGGTGCCCACCAGTGGCAGGCCAAGAATGCGCCCGCCACCATCCCCGATGCGCACGACCCGTCGAAAAAGCGCGTGCCGACCATGCTCACGACCGACCTGTCGCTGCGGTTCGACCCGGCCTACGAAAAGATCTCGCGCCGCTTCCTGGAAAATCCGCAGGCCTTCGCCGAAGCCTTCGCCCGTGCCTGGTTCAAGCTGACGCATCGCGACATGGGCCCGCGCGCCCGTTACCTGGGCCCCGAAGTGCCGAAGGAAGAACTGGTCTGGCAGGACCCGATCCCGGCCGTCACCCACGACCTGGTCGATGCCGCCGACGTGGCTGCGCTCAAAGAACGCGTGCTGGCCTCGGGCCTCACCGTGCAGGAGCTGGTCGGTACCGCCTGGGCCTCGGCCTCCACCTTCCGCGGCTCCGACAAGCGCGGCGGCGCCAACGGTGCGCGCATCCGCCTCAGCCCCCAGAAGGACTGGGCCGTCAACCAGCCTGATCAGCTGGCCCGCGTGCTGCAGGTGCTCGAAGGCATCCAGCGCGACTTCAACAAGGGCGCCGACGGCGACAAGCGCGTCTCGCTGGCCGACCTGATCGTGCTGGCCGGCGCAACCGGCGTGGAGCAGGCCGCCAAGGCCGCTGGCGTGGCCGTGAGCGTGCCGTTCAATCCCGGCCGTGCAGATGCCCGCCAGGACCAGACCGACGTGGACTCGTTCGCTGTGCTGGAGCCGGTGGCCGATGGCTTCCGCAACTACACCAAGGCCCGCTACAGCGTGCCGGCCGAGGTGCTGCTGCTGGACAAGGCCCAGTTGCTGACGCTCACGGCGCCCGAAATGACGGTGCTCGTCGGCGGCCTGCGCGCCATCAACATCAACGTGGGCGGCAGCGCGCACGGCGTCTTCACCGCCACGCCCGGCGCGCTGACGAACGACTTCTTCGCCAACCTGCTGGACATGTCCACCGAGTGGAAGGCCACGGGCGACCTGTTCGAGGGCCGCGACCGCAAGAGCGGCGAGAAGAAGTGGACCGGCACGCGCGTCGACCTGGTCTTCGGATCCAACTCCGTTCTGCGCTCCCTGGCCGAGGTGTACGCCAGCGCCGACGCCAAGGAGAAGTTCGTGCGCGACTTCGTGGCCGCCTGGGCCAAGGTGATGGACCTGGACCGTTTCGACCTGCGCTGACCGCCCGGCGCGGCCATGCCGCCTGCCGCAAAGCCCGCTGCCTGCAAAGGCCGCGGGCTTTTTTCCGTCCGGGATCCGCGCCGGCGATGCCGCTTCTCTCGCCACTCCCCCTGAGTCCCCGGGTTCTGGCGGCATACTCCCGGCCGGTGCACGTGCACCTGTTTTTTTAAATGCGACGGAATCGAGAATGGACAACAAGAAAGTGGGAGTGGCAGTCGCCGTGGTGGTGGCGGTCGCAGCGGCGTACGGTGGCGCGACCTGGTACCTGGGCCAGCGCGCCCAGGCGGGCTACCAGGATGCCGTGGCCGAGTTGCGCAAGGCGCTCGGCGACGATGCGGTGGTCTCCAACGATTACGACCAGGGATTCTTCTCATCGAAGGCACGCCTGGTGATGCAATGGGCCGGGGCGCCCGCGCAAGAGGGCCGTCCTGCTTCCCCGCCGCTGCGCCTGGTGGTGGACACCGTGGTACGGCACGGCCCGCTGGCCGGCGCGCGGGTCGCAGCTGCGGTGGCGGACTACCGGTTCGCGCTGGAAGGGCTGGACGACGAAGCCCTGGCCCACCTGGACAAGGCATCCGCCCCCGTGCTGACGAGCGTGCACCATCTCACGGGCAGCCACGATGTCCACCTGCGGCTGCCTGCCGGCGAGGCGGAGGGCGGCGACGGCGTGGCCCTGCGGTGGCAGGAGATGGTGTACGACATGGCCATCGGCCGCGACGGCAGGCACTTCCAGGGCCACTTTCGCTGGCCGGAAGTCGGCCTGACAGGCATCCCCGACGCTTCCGTGCAGGCGGAGGCCGAAGAGGAGGAGGAAGAGAATGACGCCGACGAGACGGCGTCCCCCGAGCCCGTGGACCGCACGTCGATCACCCTGCAGGGCATGGAGGGCAGCTTCGACAACGTCGCCATCAGCGGGCTTTGGGGCGTGGGCGTGGGCAAGGCCGACTTCCGCGTAGGGCGGGTCGCCACCAGCGTCCATCCGGCGGCAGGTGGCGACGCCCGGCACACGCTGGACCTCAGGAACGTCGCAGGGACGTATGCCATCGATGCCACCGACGACACGCTGGGCATGACGACGACGCTGAGCACGGCTGGGCGCATCGGCGCGATCGACTTCGAGTCGATCGGCCTGGAGGAAAAGATCCAGCGCATCAGCATCGAAGCGCTCCGCAACTTCCAGCGCATGGTGCTGGATGGCTACCGCGCGGGCGGTCTCGCCGAGGCGAAGGCCACCATGGAGCAGCGGGGAACGGCCGTGCTGATGGAGAACGCGCCGCGCCTGGTCCAGGCCCTTCCCGCCTACTCGATGAAGATGAAGGCGACCTACCAGGGCCAGACGGGCCAGCTTGAATACGGCGGCGAAGTGAAGCGCGCGCCTTCCGACGCTGAGGTGGCGCAGGCGGGCTGGATGTCGGCCTTGATGAAAACCTCGGTGCTGCAGGCCACGGCGCGGGTGCCCAAGGCCTGGGCGCTGCCGCTGATGCAGTCCACGGGCCGGCCCGGTGCCCAGGCGCAGGACGTGGATGCCATGGTGGCGATGGCCCAGTCGTCGGGCTACCTGCTCCAGGAGGGCGAGTTCCTGACCAGCGCGATCCAGCTGCAGCCGGGCCAGTTGACGCTCAACGGCAAGACCCTGCCGCTGCCGTCCGGCGCGGCGCGCTGACCAAACCCTGGCATTCCGTCCGGCATGGCCGGCGTGGATGGCAAATCAGGGTTTGCCGCAATAGACTCGGACATTGCATCACTGGAGAGCCATTTCATGCATTCCGACATCGTGATCGTGGGCGGCGGGGCCGGCGGGCTGGAACTGGCAGCGCGCCTCGGGCGCAGCCTCGGTGCGAAGCAGGGCCGCGAACGCGTGCTGCTGGTGGACCGTTCGCCTTTCCACATCTGGAAGCCCACCCTGCACGAGGTGGCCGCCGGCACGCTGGACGCCCACCAGGAAGGACTGTCCTACCCCGTGCTGGCACGGCGCAACCATTTCGGCTTCGCCATCGGCGACCTGGTGGGGCTGGACACGGCGCGCAAGACCATCGAGCTGGGCGAGATCCGCAACGCCGAGGGCGAGCTGCTGGTGCCGCGCCGCACGGTGAGCTACACCCGCCTGGTGCTGGCCATCGGCAGTGGCTCCAACGCTTTCGGCACGCCCGGCATCGAGCATGCCTACCTGCTCGAGA comes from the Paracidovorax avenae ATCC 19860 genome and includes:
- the katG gene encoding catalase/peroxidase HPI, yielding MTQDATKCPFHAAAANGGTINKDWWPNQLRLDLLSQHSGKTDPLGGSFNYAEEFKKLDYEGLKRDLRALMTDSQDWWPADFGHYGPQFVRMAWHAAGTYRTGDGRGGAGRGQQRFAPLNSWPDNVNIDKSRRLLWPIKQKYGQKISWADLLVLTGNVALETMGFRTFGFAGGREDTWEPDQDVYWGSEKTWLGGDARYGKGTPGDGTLVAEPAMHGHEKERVLENPLAAVQMGLIYVNPEGPEGNPDPVAAAHDIRETFARMAMDDEETVALIAGGHTFGKTHGAGPADHVGPEPEAAGLEHQGLGWASSFGSGKAGDAITSGLEVTWTSTPAQWGNEFFENLFKFEWELTKSPAGAHQWQAKNAPATIPDAHDPSKKRVPTMLTTDLSLRFDPAYEKISRRFLENPQAFAEAFARAWFKLTHRDMGPRARYLGPEVPKEELVWQDPIPAVTHDLVDAADVAALKERVLASGLTVQELVGTAWASASTFRGSDKRGGANGARIRLSPQKDWAVNQPDQLARVLQVLEGIQRDFNKGADGDKRVSLADLIVLAGATGVEQAAKAAGVAVSVPFNPGRADARQDQTDVDSFAVLEPVADGFRNYTKARYSVPAEVLLLDKAQLLTLTAPEMTVLVGGLRAININVGGSAHGVFTATPGALTNDFFANLLDMSTEWKATGDLFEGRDRKSGEKKWTGTRVDLVFGSNSVLRSLAEVYASADAKEKFVRDFVAAWAKVMDLDRFDLR
- a CDS encoding YdgA family protein, which gives rise to MDNKKVGVAVAVVVAVAAAYGGATWYLGQRAQAGYQDAVAELRKALGDDAVVSNDYDQGFFSSKARLVMQWAGAPAQEGRPASPPLRLVVDTVVRHGPLAGARVAAAVADYRFALEGLDDEALAHLDKASAPVLTSVHHLTGSHDVHLRLPAGEAEGGDGVALRWQEMVYDMAIGRDGRHFQGHFRWPEVGLTGIPDASVQAEAEEEEEENDADETASPEPVDRTSITLQGMEGSFDNVAISGLWGVGVGKADFRVGRVATSVHPAAGGDARHTLDLRNVAGTYAIDATDDTLGMTTTLSTAGRIGAIDFESIGLEEKIQRISIEALRNFQRMVLDGYRAGGLAEAKATMEQRGTAVLMENAPRLVQALPAYSMKMKATYQGQTGQLEYGGEVKRAPSDAEVAQAGWMSALMKTSVLQATARVPKAWALPLMQSTGRPGAQAQDVDAMVAMAQSSGYLLQEGEFLTSAIQLQPGQLTLNGKTLPLPSGAAR